One Tunturibacter gelidoferens genomic region harbors:
- a CDS encoding ArsR/SmtB family transcription factor, translating to MSDQITSTFAALADPTRRAILARLALGETSVTEIAAPFEMSMPAISRHLKVLEKAGLISRGREAQWRPCKLKAEPLKQAADWLDEYRRFWEESFDRLDEYLKTLQIKEKKDARNKNGSGKKRR from the coding sequence ATGAGCGATCAGATTACCTCGACGTTTGCTGCATTGGCTGATCCAACCCGGCGGGCGATTCTCGCGCGGCTGGCGTTGGGAGAGACCTCAGTTACGGAGATTGCGGCGCCGTTCGAGATGAGCATGCCGGCGATCTCACGACACCTGAAGGTGCTGGAGAAGGCTGGGTTGATCTCGCGCGGACGGGAGGCGCAGTGGCGGCCTTGCAAACTGAAGGCAGAACCTCTGAAGCAGGCTGCCGACTGGCTGGATGAGTACCGCAGGTTCTGGGAGGAGAGTTTCGATCGATTAGATGAGTATCTGAAAACCCTACAGATAAAGGAGAAGAAAGATGCCCGAAACAA